The Marinicella rhabdoformis sequence GCGTATTTAAAAACCAGTATCGCACCACAAGTGGAAGCCGCACAGGCATCAGGCCAGAGTAACCCCTTACCAGAAGTGACCGAAGCTGCCCATCAATTCAAAGACCACTCCAGTGCCACATCTTATAAAGATCCCAAACTGAACAACAAAAGAATCCAAGCCACACTCAATGAGTGGTTAACTTGGAAACGACCTCAATTGATTGAAACATGGAATAACTACCAATTCCTCAAAGCACACGTTTACCCGCCTTTCAAGCAACTGGACATACCTGAAGCACTGATACTGGCCATCATTGCCCAAGAATCAGGTGGCCGCGTGCACTCTTCTTCAAAAGCCGGTGCAGCTGGCTTGTTCCAGTTCATGCCCGCCACGGCGCGCAGATTTGGTGTTCGGGGAACCATCGGAGATTATGATGCCCGCTATCATCCAGGTAAAGCAGCCGTCGGTGCTGCACACTACATCGAAGAACAACGCCAAGCTTATGGCAAGGAATATGCCAAAATATTAGCCGCCTATAATTCTGGTGAGAACCGTTTCAAAAGGCTGAACAAGAAACATAAAAATGGTGACATTTGGAACAACGATTTCTTTTATGACTTACCCAGTGAAACCCAACACTATATCGCCACCGTCTTGTCTGCGATGATGATTTTTGAATCTCCTGAAAAATTCAATGTCACCCTCAATGAGCAAGATGGTAAAACGGCTTTGGTGCGGACAAACAGTGACACCTCTTTGAGTGAGTTAGCTGTTTGCTTTGGTCAGTTCAACAATGAAATGGGCTGGTACAGAATCCTACGAAACCTCAATTCAAGCGTCAAAGCCAAAAGGGTCATTAAGGCCAATACCACAGTGGTTATCCCACAAGAGTTACAAGAAATCTATAACAACAACTGTCAAAACTCAGAACTCATGGCATTGGCAAAGGTCATCCATGATGCTGACTTTCCCGACCGGCCAGAATTCACCTATTACAAAATTAAGCAAGGCGACTCCTTGAGCAGCATCAGTAAAAAATTCAAATGTACCAACAAACGTGAAATCGCTCGCTTAAATAAGATCAAAGCCCCAAGGTACCTTATCAATGCGGGTAAAAAACTCAAATTACCCAAATGTTAATCTGCTGAATACCAATGAAGCAAAAACATGACAACATGGTGTTTTATCTTGTGTTTGCCTTGTTGGCATGCTGCCAATTGTTTGTCATGTCACAATTTGAACTGTTTGGAGACGAGGCTTTTTATTGGTTAGAGGGACAGCATTTGGCTTGGTCTTATGCCGAGCTACCCGGACTTACAGCATGGGTCATGGCATTTGCTGAATGGCTATTCCCCCACCACCCTTTCTTTTTGCGATTAATTCCTTGGCTTGCTGCTGCTTGTTTGCCTTTTTTGGTATTGGCCGTAAACAAACTGATTCACCCACAATCTGCAAGCCATCACCCAGCCCACTTGTTTTGGTCTTTGCCCTTGGTCGGGCTGGTCTCGGTGTTGTCACTGCCAGATATTTGGTTGTTATTCTTCACGGTTTTGTGTGTATTTTTGTTCCTTCAGGCCAGCAAAAAACACCACACATTCTGGTTTATTTTACTTGGTTTAGCGCTTGCCCTCGGCATCAATGTCCACCTCAGGTTTTGGTTAGTCGCAGCCATCATCGGCACCGTCACTTTAATCACTTACTGGCACCACAAAACCACCCTATTCAAGTTAATCACCATCAGCCTGCCTTTGGCTCTGATCGGTTTAATACCCATACTGTATTTTAATTTACAACACGATTTTCCACTGCTGGCATTTCAATTAAAAGACCGGCACCCTTGGGAGTTTCAGCTCGACCATTTGTACTTTATTCCTGTTCAAATTTTGGTCACCACACCTTTCGTGATGCTGCTTTTTTTGAAGTTGATACCAAAATCCAAATCCTATTGGTCCAAGCTGAAAGCCGACCAAAAGCTACTGATTTCTACTGCTTTAGCCCACTGGATGCTCTATTTTTTACTCGGATTCTTTTCAGATAACTTGCGACTTAATTTGCATTGGCCACTGCTTTCTTATGTTTTATTGTTCTGCGCTTTTTCATACAACAAACCCAGTACATTGGTCAAATGGGCGATTGGCTCAGGCACCATCGCTCACTTCTCACTGTTGATCACGCTGGCCTTCTGGTCACAACAAACACCCTTATCTCAAGCCAACCAACGCATCACAGGACATGCACAAGGTTGGTCAGAATTGGCAGAAACGACCCAGCAATTAATGCAAGCCCACCGAAAAACGGACATTCTGGCGGATCACTTCATGACCAGTGCAGCATTGGCTTACCAATTTGACAGTATAAAAAACATCAATACGCTGCCACACCCATTGAGCGACAAACATGGTCGCAGCCTACAGCTACAAATCATGGGATTTCAATCACCAAGCCAACACGCAGAAAACAGCCTGATAGTGATTGAACAAACCGCAATTAAACTTCAGGATCAGGTTGAATACTATCAAATGCTTTGCCAACAGTTGGGCGGCTTGCAGCTGTTATCACAAATGAATACAAAAAGCGGCAACAAGACTTACCACTTTTTTGAACAGCACAAAGGTCAGTGTGACATGCCAGCACTGTTCTATGGCAGTAACAAAGACAGTATTTATCGTGGTTGGGTTTTAACTGAAAAAGACCAGCTGGCCAGCTTAGCATGGGCACATACGAACCAAAAACGCACCGTTCCATTTGTACAGCAAGGCATCGAAGGTCATGAAATGTTCAGCGTTTTAGACCCAAATGACTATGTACTTAACAGTTTTGAAGCCAGTATCAGCGACTGCTCAAATTGTGACTATCAACTGACAGCAACTTTCAAAAATCACAGCCAACCCAAACAGACAAGTCAACGATTTTACCCCTGACATTAGCAGTTAATTCACTTTCATCTCATTACGCTGCCATTGTCTGATACGCTGTGTTTTTAACATGTTTTTGACTTTGGCTCTTGCCTCTTTAGCCAGTATGTTTCTACCTTGTTTTTCATATAACTGTGCCAAGCCATGGTAAACCGCGACATAGTCAGGAGCCGATTTTTGAGCCTGATTAAACCATTTTAAAGCTTCATCAAGTTTGTTTTGTAACATCAGATGTTCTGCCACCAACACACGAAAAAAAGCCACATCCACAGGAAATAATGCGGCCAATGCTTGATCAATCTCATCTCGCTGCTGCTCATCTCCACACCAAGCATAACAACTGTTTCTTAAATACCCCGTTGGAATGGGCATTATCCTACCCAGCGATTCCTTCAATTCATCAGCATAGGTTTTAACCGCATCTGCTGATTCAAAATATCGGCCATCCAACCTCGACGCTTTAAAAATGTCAAACAAAGCCCACTCATAGCTCGCCAGTCCAGTTGAACCATGGGTTTCATCAGGAAACTGTTTGAATTTGAAGTCGAATCCATTGCGCCTTTGAGACTCTATCATTTCAACGAATCCATGAACGCCCATGCCCTTTTCATTGGCTAAAGTCATATACAAATGCACTGGCAGCTTTGGATTTTGAGTCAATACTTCGGCGACATGGTCCTTCATGATTTCATTTTGCCACCACAAAGACGGACTGACCGCGATAAAACGATCAAACATTTGAGGTTCATGTACAGCCGCGTAGGTAACGAATAGCCCACCAATAGAGTGTCCGCCTAATATTTCAAAATCATTGACCCTATATGTTTGCTGTACAAAAGGCATGATTTCTTTCTTTAATGCATCCAGCATCACATCTGCATGGCCAGCATCACCCTTACCAGATTTTGGTTCTAAGGGTGGTTTAGCTGATTTTCTATATGACTGGGTATCTCCGCCAGATATACCTACCACAACCATTTCAGGCATGAATGCACTGAGGTTAGACCACAGTTCAATCAAACCAGTCAGGTAATGAAAGTTGTAATCTCCATCAACAACATAAAGCACAGGGAAGGACTGACTTTTATTGTAGTCATAAGAAGGCGGCGTATAAATCAGCAATTCATGCGACTTGTCTAACATTGCAGATGGCACAGTGACCCGCTCACCAATTGAAACCGCTAAACTGGACGCACAAATACACAATAAAAACAGCACTAAGATTTTTTTCATCACTTTACCCGAGTAAAAAAATCAGTTTATCATCAAGTATTTGATTTGGGAGTGCCGTGCCCACATAAAATCCCAAATCTATAGCCGCAAGGTTTGCCCTGCATTGCACCGCAAGAGGTTAAATGATAAGACAATCAACCGTCTTCTAATAACTGCCTTAAATCAATCACACCGGCATTGGCGCGGGAAATATACGACGCCATCACCAAAGAATGGTTAGCAAAAAAACCAAAACCAGAGCCATTTAAAATCATCGGTGTCCAAATCGTATCTTGAGCAGCTTCTAATTCACGCACGATTTGACGCATTGAGACCAAGGCATTTTTTTTCTCAAGTACCGGCTTGAAATCATGCTCCATCGCTTTCATGAAATGAATCAATGCCCATGTAGCACCACGTGCCTCATAAAAATTGTCATCAATTTCCATCCAAGGTGTCTGCACACGCAGCTCACTGGGTTTATAGGTAGACGTAGTTGCCACTTCGTCACCACCACTGTCTGTGTTGATGCGGTCTTGACCGACACTGGCACTGAGTTTTTGTGACAAAGCACCCAAACGTTTCTCAACCAGGTTCAACCAAGTGACTAAATTATCTGTGCGAGCGTAAAATTGCGCTTCAGGGTCTGTTGTATCTGCCAGATGAGTCAAATATTGGTGAAAATGTTCTTGGCCTTTGCGGTATTCAGATTCAGTTCTGGGCAAAACCCAAGAACCATTGTCGTAATGAAATTTTGGGTCAGCCTCTGCCAGATCCAAATCTTCAGAAGATTGGCTTTGAGAACGCGAAATGTCATTGCGCATCACCCGCGCTAAATCACGCACCTGTACCAGAACACCAAACTCCCAATTCGGCATGTTATCCATCAAAACAAAGGGTGGCATCACATCATTGGACATGTAACCGCCAGGCTTGTCCAACATCACATCAACCACTTCCATAAATGCTGCCGTCGTAATAAAACCCGTGACAGGCTCATGCCCGTGTTTCGCCGCACGGTTTTCCGCATTCAATTTGACATCAAAAAAGTCTGGTTCTTGATCATAGTACATCGCAAAAACCACCTGTAAAATCACGAAAATGACCAAACCATATAACCAAAAGCGTTTGCGCTTTGGTTTTCCAGAATACCTGTTTTCCATATTAATTAGACTTGAGAATTATAAATATTATAGCCCAACCAGAACGATTGGGCATGTGCTGGAAGTTAGTAAACCATGATTTAAGGTGTACGGCACTCTACTGGTAAAAAGCGGTTATTTAATGAAGACGTACATTCCCAGAATAAACTGGAGCTGGCATTGGTGCCAGTCCCAGGCAGAACGGGAGAAAAAGTCATCGTTTGACCGTTCAAAGTTGCATCATTAGAAAAAGTTACTTCAATCACACCAGCAGAGACTTGTACTTGGCTGACATTTGAACCAGTGATTAAATTTGCAGCAGGAATCCCATTTGAGCCACTATTCAAACTTGTAATTGTACCTTCATTAACCCAATACTCTGAAACAACAGTTTTAACAGCCCCAACTACACTAAAAGCCTCTCCTGCTTTCGTTCTTACAGTATAGTCTCTATACGCAGGAATCGCATATGACATTAAAATGGCAATAATAGCGATCACAATCATCAACTCGATCAACGTGAACCCTTGCTTTTTTCTTAAGTGCTTCATCTTCATTCAAGGTAATATTTAATATTAACTATCTTCCTAAACTGAATTTTAAATGTAAACAAACGACAGATTTTTTAACATTCAATAGACGGAGAATCGAATTAAAGCCACTTTCTTTAATCATAAGCTTTAAACACCTGACAATTTTTGTCCCTATGGTGTCAAAACAGTTTTAAACTGTAAATTGCTTTTATCGATGATTAACACACCATAAATTTGTTCAAACTTCAGCTCATAATAAATATAGTTTTTGTTTTTTTGATTGATTAGGTCAAAATCTTTTTTAGTCTCAGTACTTGAGTTTTTAAATGTGTCTCTGGCCTGATCTAAGGTCAAAGGTCTGGTAAAACTTACCTTATTTTGAACATCAAAAGGCGTCACTTGAGACAAGTAGTCATGAACATTTGAAACTGGGGATAGCAAGTCAGATTCAATTTTTCCATAAACAGGAAATAACCAAAATCCTTGTTCATTCATTTCATCACTCAACAGGTCGTAATCAATATCTTTCTCAATAACCACTTCAAGGTACCCGGTTCTGTGAATTACTAAGCTAGGCTTCCCTAAATAAATGTTGTAGACACCATAGAAAAAAGCAATCAATTGAAACAAAGCAATCAATAGCAAATCCATTTTTAAATACTTTTTCCCTTCTTTATAAATGATCAATGTCAACAATGGCCCTAAAATAACATCAACAACAAACAATAGCTTTAAAGGCACACCCACACCAGAAACGTTGAAATAAACTTGTTGATACCAGACAAAATAAACGAAAGCGCAAAATAAAAGAATAAAAATTGCACTGATTAGAAAATGTACAAATGAAACTTTAACTTTTGACATGTTAATTCCTCCAGCTTAGGTTTGAGAAAGTTCGCGCCATTACCTTTTTCCACATAAATAGTCAACAGTGCTTAAACACAGCCGAAATTATACAAACAGTTCGCCACGTTTTCCAGCGTCACAAAAAAAGTAAGAAAACATATATTTACTGCATTAATAATTTAACATCGAACCCACTATATTCACGAATGTTATTGTTATGACTTTGCCGATTTCATGCTCACCACCCTGCTTTATAGCCAGCTAAACACCATCCTCTTCGACATCCATGAAGCCGTTCATATAAAGCCTTTATTATCAATTTTGCTAAGAAGAAATTTGCTACAATGGCTGTAAAATTGGTAATTGATAAAA is a genomic window containing:
- a CDS encoding ArnT family glycosyltransferase — encoded protein: MKQKHDNMVFYLVFALLACCQLFVMSQFELFGDEAFYWLEGQHLAWSYAELPGLTAWVMAFAEWLFPHHPFFLRLIPWLAAACLPFLVLAVNKLIHPQSASHHPAHLFWSLPLVGLVSVLSLPDIWLLFFTVLCVFLFLQASKKHHTFWFILLGLALALGINVHLRFWLVAAIIGTVTLITYWHHKTTLFKLITISLPLALIGLIPILYFNLQHDFPLLAFQLKDRHPWEFQLDHLYFIPVQILVTTPFVMLLFLKLIPKSKSYWSKLKADQKLLISTALAHWMLYFLLGFFSDNLRLNLHWPLLSYVLLFCAFSYNKPSTLVKWAIGSGTIAHFSLLITLAFWSQQTPLSQANQRITGHAQGWSELAETTQQLMQAHRKTDILADHFMTSAALAYQFDSIKNINTLPHPLSDKHGRSLQLQIMGFQSPSQHAENSLIVIEQTAIKLQDQVEYYQMLCQQLGGLQLLSQMNTKSGNKTYHFFEQHKGQCDMPALFYGSNKDSIYRGWVLTEKDQLASLAWAHTNQKRTVPFVQQGIEGHEMFSVLDPNDYVLNSFEASISDCSNCDYQLTATFKNHSQPKQTSQRFYP
- a CDS encoding DUF2333 family protein, whose product is MENRYSGKPKRKRFWLYGLVIFVILQVVFAMYYDQEPDFFDVKLNAENRAAKHGHEPVTGFITTAAFMEVVDVMLDKPGGYMSNDVMPPFVLMDNMPNWEFGVLVQVRDLARVMRNDISRSQSQSSEDLDLAEADPKFHYDNGSWVLPRTESEYRKGQEHFHQYLTHLADTTDPEAQFYARTDNLVTWLNLVEKRLGALSQKLSASVGQDRINTDSGGDEVATTSTYKPSELRVQTPWMEIDDNFYEARGATWALIHFMKAMEHDFKPVLEKKNALVSMRQIVRELEAAQDTIWTPMILNGSGFGFFANHSLVMASYISRANAGVIDLRQLLEDG
- a CDS encoding alpha/beta hydrolase-fold protein, which translates into the protein MKKILVLFLLCICASSLAVSIGERVTVPSAMLDKSHELLIYTPPSYDYNKSQSFPVLYVVDGDYNFHYLTGLIELWSNLSAFMPEMVVVGISGGDTQSYRKSAKPPLEPKSGKGDAGHADVMLDALKKEIMPFVQQTYRVNDFEILGGHSIGGLFVTYAAVHEPQMFDRFIAVSPSLWWQNEIMKDHVAEVLTQNPKLPVHLYMTLANEKGMGVHGFVEMIESQRRNGFDFKFKQFPDETHGSTGLASYEWALFDIFKASRLDGRYFESADAVKTYADELKESLGRIMPIPTGYLRNSCYAWCGDEQQRDEIDQALAALFPVDVAFFRVLVAEHLMLQNKLDEALKWFNQAQKSAPDYVAVYHGLAQLYEKQGRNILAKEARAKVKNMLKTQRIRQWQRNEMKVN
- a CDS encoding transglycosylase SLT domain-containing protein; this translates as MRQIFTLITLIFFSGCQINQQKPTSNIEQTPTKAVNSIDLIAEIKRCQNNEVCLSELEAYLKTSIAPQVEAAQASGQSNPLPEVTEAAHQFKDHSSATSYKDPKLNNKRIQATLNEWLTWKRPQLIETWNNYQFLKAHVYPPFKQLDIPEALILAIIAQESGGRVHSSSKAGAAGLFQFMPATARRFGVRGTIGDYDARYHPGKAAVGAAHYIEEQRQAYGKEYAKILAAYNSGENRFKRLNKKHKNGDIWNNDFFYDLPSETQHYIATVLSAMMIFESPEKFNVTLNEQDGKTALVRTNSDTSLSELAVCFGQFNNEMGWYRILRNLNSSVKAKRVIKANTTVVIPQELQEIYNNNCQNSELMALAKVIHDADFPDRPEFTYYKIKQGDSLSSISKKFKCTNKREIARLNKIKAPRYLINAGKKLKLPKC
- a CDS encoding pilin, whose protein sequence is MKHLRKKQGFTLIELMIVIAIIAILMSYAIPAYRDYTVRTKAGEAFSVVGAVKTVVSEYWVNEGTITSLNSGSNGIPAANLITGSNVSQVQVSAGVIEVTFSNDATLNGQTMTFSPVLPGTGTNASSSLFWECTSSLNNRFLPVECRTP